In the Ramlibacter tataouinensis TTB310 genome, one interval contains:
- a CDS encoding RelA/SpoT family protein yields the protein MSAVLNFFGRGRQKAPPASPSPAAANAAAASFAALTARLDYLEAVDIEQVRRAYRFADEAHLGQIRASGEPYITHPIAVAAQCAEWKLDAQALMAALLHDAIEDCGVTKPELIERFGAPVAELVDGLTKLDKLQFNTREENQAESFRKMLLAMARDVRVILIKLADRTHNMRTLDDVPREKWTRISSETLEIYAPIAHRLGLNQTYRELQELSFRHLKPWRYQVLSKAVTKARSRRRDLIQKVQREVEAAFEAAGIAIRLAGREKTLYSIYRKMDEKHLSFAQVTDIYGFRVVVPSVIDCYTALGILHQMYKPVPGRFKDHIAIPKVNGYQSLHTTLVGPSGVNVEFQMRTEAMHVVAESGVAAHWLYKASPPEADTAERLGTKWLQSLLDIQHETRDAAEFWDHVKIDLFPDAVYVFTPKSQIMALPRGATVVDFAYAIHSDIGDRTVAAKINGVQVPLRTELKNGDVVEVVTAPVSTPNPAWLAFVRTGRARSKIRHHLKTLAQTESQELGEKLLTQALRAEGIEKLPPETGDYQPLWEKLLRFTGNKSRAELLTDIGLGKRIASIVAKRLMNLMAEHGQKPDALLLTRERFTAHENVSQGAVSLDGSENASVQYASCCRPVPGDRIVGYLGRGEGLVVHMEDCGVAKRLQHKDSERFIGVEWSEEPVRPFETNLLVTIANGKGVLARVAAALAGAEADITHVDMDDERAQDATDLRFVIAVRDRSHLEAAMRTLKRTSGVMRVQRVRPGHSAR from the coding sequence ATGAGCGCGGTGCTGAACTTCTTTGGCAGGGGCAGGCAAAAGGCTCCGCCCGCTTCGCCGAGCCCCGCGGCCGCGAATGCGGCGGCCGCCAGCTTTGCCGCGCTCACGGCCAGGCTGGACTACCTGGAAGCCGTCGACATCGAACAGGTGCGGCGCGCCTACCGCTTCGCCGACGAGGCGCACCTGGGCCAGATCCGCGCCAGCGGCGAGCCCTACATCACCCACCCCATCGCGGTCGCCGCGCAATGCGCCGAATGGAAGCTGGACGCCCAGGCGCTGATGGCGGCCCTGCTGCACGACGCCATCGAGGACTGCGGCGTCACCAAGCCCGAGCTGATCGAACGCTTCGGCGCGCCGGTGGCGGAGCTGGTGGACGGCCTGACCAAGCTGGACAAGCTGCAGTTCAACACGCGCGAGGAGAACCAGGCCGAGTCCTTCCGCAAGATGCTGCTGGCCATGGCGCGCGACGTGCGCGTCATCCTGATCAAGCTGGCCGACCGCACCCACAACATGCGCACGCTGGACGACGTGCCGCGCGAGAAATGGACGCGCATCTCGTCCGAGACGCTGGAGATCTACGCGCCCATCGCCCACCGGCTGGGCCTGAACCAGACCTACCGCGAGCTGCAGGAGCTGTCGTTCCGCCACCTCAAGCCCTGGCGCTACCAGGTGCTGTCCAAGGCGGTGACCAAGGCCCGCAGCCGGCGCCGCGACCTGATCCAGAAGGTGCAGCGCGAGGTGGAGGCGGCTTTCGAGGCGGCGGGCATCGCCATCCGCCTGGCCGGGCGCGAGAAGACGCTGTACTCCATCTACCGCAAGATGGACGAGAAGCACCTGAGCTTCGCCCAGGTCACCGACATCTACGGCTTCCGCGTCGTCGTGCCCTCGGTGATCGACTGCTACACCGCGCTGGGCATCCTGCACCAGATGTACAAGCCGGTGCCCGGGCGCTTCAAGGACCACATCGCCATCCCCAAGGTCAACGGCTACCAGTCCCTGCACACCACCCTGGTCGGCCCGTCGGGGGTGAACGTCGAGTTCCAGATGCGCACCGAGGCCATGCACGTGGTGGCCGAGTCAGGCGTGGCGGCACACTGGCTCTACAAGGCCAGCCCGCCGGAAGCCGACACGGCCGAGCGCCTGGGCACCAAGTGGCTGCAGTCCCTGCTGGACATCCAGCACGAGACGCGCGACGCCGCCGAGTTCTGGGACCACGTCAAGATCGACCTGTTCCCCGACGCCGTCTACGTGTTCACGCCCAAGAGCCAGATCATGGCCCTGCCGCGCGGCGCGACGGTGGTGGACTTCGCCTACGCCATCCACAGCGACATCGGCGACCGCACGGTGGCGGCCAAGATCAACGGCGTGCAGGTGCCGCTGCGCACCGAGCTGAAGAACGGCGACGTGGTGGAGGTGGTCACGGCGCCGGTGTCCACGCCCAACCCGGCCTGGCTGGCCTTCGTGCGCACCGGCCGCGCCCGCTCCAAGATCCGCCACCACCTCAAGACCCTGGCCCAGACCGAGTCGCAGGAGCTGGGCGAGAAGCTGCTCACCCAGGCGCTGCGCGCCGAGGGCATCGAGAAGCTGCCGCCCGAGACCGGGGACTACCAGCCGCTGTGGGAGAAGCTGCTGCGCTTCACAGGCAACAAGAGCCGCGCCGAGCTGCTGACCGACATCGGACTGGGCAAGCGCATCGCCAGCATCGTGGCCAAGCGGCTGATGAACCTGATGGCCGAGCACGGCCAGAAGCCCGACGCGCTGCTGCTCACGCGCGAGCGCTTCACCGCGCACGAGAACGTGTCCCAGGGCGCGGTGTCGCTGGACGGCAGCGAGAACGCCTCGGTGCAGTACGCCTCCTGCTGCCGCCCGGTGCCGGGCGACCGCATCGTGGGCTACCTGGGCCGCGGCGAAGGCCTGGTGGTGCACATGGAGGACTGCGGCGTGGCCAAGCGCCTGCAGCACAAGGACAGCGAGCGTTTCATCGGCGTCGAATGGTCCGAGGAGCCGGTGCGGCCCTTCGAGACCAACCTGCTGGTCACCATCGCCAACGGCAAGGGCGTGCTGGCCCGGGTGGCGGCCGCCCTGGCCGGCGCCGAGGCCGACATCACGCACGTGGACATGGACGACGAGCGGGCGCAGGACGCCACTGACCTGCGCTTCGTGATCGCGGTGCGCGACCGCAGCCACCTGGAGGCGGCCATGCGCACCCTCAAGCGCACCTCCGGCGTGATGCGCGTGCAGCGGGTGCGCCCCGGCCATTCAGCGCGTTGA
- the greB gene encoding transcription elongation factor GreB yields MSKAFTRESDGGGEGDDEDAAVPALPAGTRNYITPAGYARLRAELLGLIDEERPKVVEVVHWAASNGDRSENGDYLYGKKRLREIDRRIRFLTKRLEAAEVTDPSVHHGRDQVFFGATVRYADGAGQERTISIMGIDEADSRQGQVSWISPIARALLKAREGDVVKLVTPAGVQEIEVLEVSYPAPAPAASTR; encoded by the coding sequence ATGAGCAAGGCATTCACGCGCGAAAGCGACGGCGGGGGCGAGGGCGACGACGAAGACGCCGCCGTGCCGGCGTTGCCCGCGGGCACCCGCAACTACATCACCCCCGCCGGCTACGCGCGCCTGCGCGCCGAGTTGCTCGGCCTGATCGACGAGGAACGGCCCAAGGTGGTGGAAGTGGTGCACTGGGCGGCCAGCAACGGCGACCGCTCGGAGAACGGCGACTACCTGTACGGCAAGAAGCGGCTGCGCGAGATCGACCGGCGCATCCGCTTCCTCACCAAGCGCCTGGAGGCGGCGGAGGTCACCGACCCCTCGGTGCACCATGGCCGCGACCAGGTCTTCTTCGGCGCGACCGTCCGCTACGCCGACGGCGCGGGTCAGGAGCGCACCATCAGCATCATGGGCATCGACGAGGCCGACAGCCGGCAGGGCCAGGTGAGCTGGATCTCGCCCATTGCCCGGGCCCTGCTCAAGGCGCGCGAGGGCGACGTGGTCAAGCTGGTCACGCCGGCCGGCGTGCAGGAGATCGAGGTGCTGGAGGTGAGCTACCCCGCGCCGGCGCCGGCGGCTTCAACGCGCTGA
- a CDS encoding sensor domain-containing protein, whose translation MSISHTLPTATLVSLLERSAHAGWWSLDAAAGQWTWSPQLARLHDVPAHGTSTSDEALAFYAAPWRERIAGCVDRCCRDGIAFDEEAQIVTRQGRPLWVRVLGEAVRGPDGRVVRVEGLVQEIAPTETAGEGSLRRSLAVGASPAGGQAFATVDTEGRWTYLDAAAEQLLRAPAGALLGRSLWNSFQKTGRLRLEERVRAALASHEPVEFEEPDTRQSRWLEVRGQPFEGGMALRLADVTARRKSQEQLRLLEGSIARLNDIVIITEAGPFNAPGPRIVFVNEAFETRTGYGRDEVLGRTPRLLQGPETQRDRLDRVRDALEEWRPVRVDLINYRKNGEAFWVDLDISPVWDKARKLTHWVAVGRDVTERKIAEEKIQYLAFYDALTKLPNRQLLLDRLQESLANRHQTREGALMFIDLDNFKVLNDTLGHQKGDLLLQQVAERLRSCVSKGDTVARLGGDEFVILLENRKDKPLDPAAGARSVAERILAALGEPYVLPGYLHHSTCSIGVTLFGKTPWTVSELLKQADLAMYQAKSAGRNTVCFFDPEMQAVATANATLAADLRQAWRERQFQIDYQPQVGPDGRMTGVEALLRWQHLQRGVVPPEQFIPIAEETSLIIPIGRWVLDTACAQLKAWENQPGRDHLSIAVNVSVRQFRHPEFVDEVMSAIKESGIAPHKLKLELTESLLADGIEVTVAKMGNLKAMGVALSLDDFGMGYSSLSYLKRLPLDQLKIDREFVKDVLTDANDAAIARTIIGLAQSLHLEVIAEGVETEAQRDFLARQGCHAFQGYLFCRPLPLQRLEAFIDAQLSGQLEIQSGTI comes from the coding sequence ATGTCGATATCCCACACGCTGCCGACCGCCACGCTGGTGAGCCTGCTGGAGCGCTCCGCCCACGCCGGCTGGTGGAGCCTGGATGCCGCCGCCGGCCAGTGGACGTGGTCGCCGCAATTGGCGCGGCTGCACGATGTGCCGGCCCATGGGACTTCCACCTCGGACGAGGCGCTTGCGTTCTACGCAGCGCCCTGGCGCGAGCGCATCGCCGGCTGCGTCGACCGCTGCTGCCGCGACGGCATCGCCTTTGACGAGGAGGCGCAGATCGTCACGCGTCAGGGCCGCCCGCTCTGGGTGCGGGTGCTGGGCGAGGCGGTGCGCGGACCGGACGGGCGGGTGGTCCGGGTGGAAGGACTGGTGCAGGAGATCGCACCCACCGAGACCGCCGGGGAAGGGTCCCTGCGCCGCTCCCTGGCCGTGGGCGCTTCGCCGGCCGGTGGCCAGGCATTCGCCACGGTCGACACCGAAGGCCGCTGGACCTACCTGGACGCGGCGGCGGAGCAGCTGTTGCGCGCCCCCGCCGGCGCCCTGCTGGGGCGCAGCCTGTGGAACTCGTTCCAGAAGACCGGCCGGCTGCGGCTGGAAGAGCGCGTGCGGGCGGCGCTGGCGTCCCATGAGCCGGTGGAGTTCGAGGAGCCGGACACCCGGCAGAGCCGCTGGCTGGAGGTGCGCGGCCAGCCCTTCGAGGGCGGCATGGCGCTGCGGCTGGCCGACGTCACGGCGCGGCGCAAGTCGCAGGAGCAGCTGCGGCTGCTGGAAGGCAGCATCGCGCGCCTGAACGACATCGTGATCATCACGGAAGCCGGGCCGTTCAACGCGCCCGGACCGCGCATCGTCTTCGTCAACGAGGCCTTCGAGACGCGCACCGGCTATGGCCGCGACGAAGTGCTGGGCCGCACGCCGCGCCTGCTGCAGGGCCCCGAGACCCAGCGCGACCGGCTGGACCGGGTGCGCGATGCCCTGGAGGAATGGCGCCCGGTCCGGGTCGACCTGATCAACTACCGCAAGAACGGCGAGGCCTTCTGGGTCGACCTGGACATCTCGCCGGTCTGGGACAAGGCGCGCAAGCTCACCCATTGGGTGGCCGTGGGCCGCGACGTCACCGAGCGCAAGATCGCCGAGGAGAAGATCCAGTACCTGGCCTTCTACGATGCGCTGACCAAGCTGCCCAACCGCCAGCTGCTGCTGGACCGCCTGCAGGAATCGCTGGCCAACCGCCACCAGACGCGCGAGGGCGCGCTGATGTTCATCGACCTGGATAACTTCAAGGTGCTCAACGACACGCTGGGCCACCAGAAGGGCGACCTGCTGCTGCAGCAGGTGGCCGAACGGCTGCGCTCCTGCGTCTCCAAGGGCGACACGGTGGCCCGGCTGGGCGGCGACGAGTTCGTGATCCTGCTGGAGAACCGCAAGGACAAGCCGCTGGATCCGGCGGCCGGCGCCCGCTCGGTGGCCGAGCGCATCCTGGCGGCGCTGGGCGAGCCGTACGTGCTGCCGGGCTACCTGCACCACAGCACCTGCAGCATCGGCGTGACGCTGTTCGGCAAGACGCCCTGGACCGTGAGCGAGCTGCTCAAGCAGGCCGACCTGGCCATGTACCAGGCCAAGAGCGCCGGCCGCAACACCGTGTGCTTCTTCGATCCGGAGATGCAGGCCGTGGCCACCGCCAACGCGACCCTGGCGGCCGACCTGCGCCAGGCCTGGCGCGAGCGCCAGTTCCAGATCGACTACCAGCCCCAGGTCGGGCCGGACGGGCGCATGACGGGCGTGGAGGCGCTGCTGCGCTGGCAGCATCTGCAGCGCGGCGTGGTGCCGCCCGAGCAGTTCATCCCCATCGCCGAGGAGACCTCGCTGATCATCCCCATCGGCCGCTGGGTGCTGGACACCGCCTGCGCGCAGCTCAAGGCCTGGGAGAACCAGCCGGGGCGCGACCACCTGAGCATCGCGGTCAACGTCAGCGTGCGCCAGTTCCGGCACCCGGAATTCGTCGACGAGGTGATGAGCGCGATCAAGGAATCGGGGATCGCGCCGCACAAGCTCAAGCTGGAGCTGACCGAGAGCCTGCTGGCCGACGGCATCGAGGTCACGGTGGCCAAGATGGGCAACCTCAAGGCCATGGGCGTCGCACTCTCGCTGGACGATTTCGGCATGGGCTACTCATCGCTGTCCTACCTGAAGCGCCTGCCGCTGGACCAGCTGAAGATCGACCGCGAGTTCGTCAAGGACGTGCTGACCGACGCCAACGACGCGGCCATCGCGCGCACCATCATCGGCCTGGCGCAGAGCCTGCACCTGGAGGTGATCGCCGAGGGCGTGGAAACCGAAGCACAGCGGGATTTCCTGGCAAGGCAGGGCTGCCATGCCTTCCAGGGCTACCTGTTCTGCAGGCCCCTGCCGCTGCAGCGCCTGGAGGCGTTCATCGATGCCCAGCTGTCCGGCCAGCTGGAGATTCAGAGCGGCACGATCTGA
- a CDS encoding response regulator has product MSAPELHAYVVEDNSTIRENLVGTLEELTCVKVVGATATEDEGWSWLEQNAGRWDLLIVDLFLKRGSGIRLVERVGQRHPGQKIIIFSNYVNAAVRKRCAQLGVDAVFDKSTEIDALVDYCVRQCFQQTADA; this is encoded by the coding sequence ATGAGCGCTCCCGAATTGCATGCCTACGTCGTCGAAGACAACTCGACGATCCGCGAGAACCTGGTCGGCACGCTGGAGGAGCTTACCTGCGTCAAGGTCGTCGGCGCGACCGCGACCGAAGACGAGGGCTGGTCCTGGCTGGAGCAGAACGCCGGGCGCTGGGACCTGCTGATCGTGGACCTGTTCCTCAAGCGCGGCAGCGGCATCCGCCTGGTGGAGCGCGTGGGACAGCGCCATCCTGGCCAGAAGATCATCATCTTCAGCAATTACGTCAACGCCGCGGTGCGCAAGCGATGCGCCCAGCTGGGGGTGGACGCCGTCTTCGACAAGTCCACCGAGATCGATGCGCTGGTGGACTATTGCGTGCGCCAGTGCTTCCAGCAGACCGCCGACGCCTAG
- a CDS encoding putative bifunctional diguanylate cyclase/phosphodiesterase: MRPLAVRVARPRPPQLLLPPQPPADEAGRLARLRELGLLDTGPDADCDRLVQLAALACEAPMAMLSLVGEGRQWHKSRVGVPVEHAPREHGLCAHAILTAERLLEVPDTALVPWFDPQLYGPHSQPVRFYAGVPLRCGDGSAVGTLCVMDQVPRRLTEAQRSTLDMLAQAVCSQLELRRQLRVATQTDRLTGLPNWSHFESQFGAARPARGVAAFVRLRTVGQISSAHGFRVADALIQQAAQRLREVANAHGALVGRVKRGLFILFFPGVEPQAFENELATQLVERLALPYAAGELNLVCPVNLGVAAFPRDGRSLDEVVNAADSALQLAIEREETMASFDKTVANVQSVYFRLEPKLRQALAEGEFVNHYQPKIDLATGRIVGVEALVRWEHPQRGLVPPSEFVPALESTGLIAEVGAHTLRRALADWNRWREQGLAAPRIALNVAAAQLRSERFVEELAEAVGAAGAAGALSIEVTESALIVDMRRAAEVLRRVRELGIPVAIDDFGTGYSSLAYLVSLPIDEVKIDRCFVQKSNSDPAYRDVVETCISLAHNLGLKVVAEGVEAESQASLLRELGCDQAQGFLYSAPLSTEQLARMLQAAPASA; the protein is encoded by the coding sequence ATGAGGCCGTTGGCCGTCCGGGTGGCCCGGCCCCGGCCACCGCAGCTGCTGCTGCCGCCGCAGCCACCGGCCGACGAAGCCGGCCGCCTGGCCCGGCTGCGCGAGCTGGGCCTGCTGGACACCGGGCCCGACGCCGACTGCGACCGGCTGGTGCAGCTGGCTGCGCTGGCATGCGAAGCCCCCATGGCGATGCTGAGCCTGGTGGGCGAGGGCCGCCAGTGGCACAAGTCGCGCGTCGGCGTGCCGGTGGAGCATGCGCCGCGTGAACACGGCCTGTGCGCCCACGCCATCCTCACGGCGGAGCGCCTGCTGGAGGTTCCCGACACCGCCCTGGTGCCCTGGTTCGACCCTCAGCTCTACGGCCCGCACTCGCAGCCGGTGCGCTTTTACGCCGGAGTGCCGCTGCGCTGCGGCGACGGCAGTGCCGTGGGCACGCTGTGCGTGATGGACCAGGTGCCGCGCCGGCTGACCGAGGCCCAGCGCAGCACCCTGGACATGCTGGCGCAGGCCGTGTGCTCTCAGCTGGAGCTGCGCCGCCAGCTGCGCGTCGCGACCCAGACCGATCGGCTGACCGGCCTGCCCAACTGGTCCCACTTCGAATCGCAGTTCGGGGCCGCCCGCCCGGCTCGCGGCGTGGCGGCTTTCGTGCGCCTGCGCACCGTCGGCCAGATCAGTTCGGCCCATGGCTTCCGCGTGGCCGATGCGCTCATCCAGCAGGCGGCCCAGCGGCTGCGCGAGGTCGCGAACGCCCATGGGGCGCTGGTGGGCCGGGTCAAGCGCGGGCTGTTCATCCTGTTCTTCCCCGGGGTGGAGCCGCAGGCCTTCGAGAACGAGCTGGCAACGCAGCTCGTGGAGCGCCTGGCGCTGCCCTACGCCGCCGGCGAGCTCAACCTGGTCTGTCCGGTGAACCTGGGTGTCGCGGCCTTCCCGCGCGACGGCCGTTCGCTGGACGAGGTTGTCAACGCGGCCGACTCTGCGCTGCAGCTGGCGATCGAGCGCGAGGAAACCATGGCCTCGTTCGACAAGACGGTGGCCAACGTGCAGAGCGTGTACTTCCGGCTGGAGCCGAAGCTGCGCCAAGCGCTGGCCGAGGGCGAGTTCGTCAACCACTACCAGCCCAAGATCGATCTGGCCACCGGGCGCATCGTGGGCGTCGAGGCGCTGGTCCGCTGGGAGCATCCGCAGCGCGGCCTGGTGCCGCCGTCGGAGTTCGTGCCGGCGCTTGAATCGACGGGGCTGATCGCCGAGGTCGGCGCCCACACGCTGCGCCGCGCTCTGGCCGACTGGAACCGCTGGCGCGAGCAGGGCCTGGCCGCACCGCGCATCGCCCTGAACGTGGCCGCTGCGCAGCTGCGCAGCGAGCGCTTCGTGGAGGAGCTGGCCGAGGCGGTGGGCGCGGCCGGCGCGGCCGGAGCCCTGTCCATCGAGGTGACCGAGAGCGCGCTCATCGTCGACATGCGCAGGGCGGCGGAGGTGCTGCGGCGCGTGCGCGAGCTCGGCATCCCGGTGGCCATCGACGACTTCGGCACCGGCTACTCGTCGCTGGCCTATCTCGTCAGCTTGCCCATCGACGAGGTGAAGATCGACCGCTGCTTCGTGCAGAAGTCCAACTCCGATCCGGCCTACCGCGACGTGGTGGAGACCTGCATCTCGCTGGCGCACAACCTGGGCCTGAAAGTGGTGGCCGAAGGGGTGGAAGCCGAGTCCCAGGCCAGCCTGCTGCGCGAGCTGGGCTGCGACCAGGCACAGGGCTTCCTGTACAGCGCGCCCCTGTCGACCGAGCAGCTGGCCCGCATGCTGCAGGCGGCGCCCGCCTCAGCCTAG
- a CDS encoding catalase — protein sequence MPMNPERPTLTTRQGHPVSDNQSLRSVGERGPATLENYQFIEKITHFDRERIPERVVHARGTGAHGWFEPYGKIGNEPAARYTRAKVLTQTGMRTPVFLRFSTVIGARESPESKRDPRGFAIKFKTVDGNWDLVGNNLKVFFIRDAIKFPDMIHAFKPDPVTNREEPWRFYDFIANHPESLHMVTWVKSPWGIPANYRQMEGSGVNTYKLVNDQGVAHLVKFHFQPRQGVRNLTSQQAAEIQARDVGHATRDLYDAIERGDFPEWEMCVQVMSDDAHEELDFDPLDDTKRWPEDQFPLLPVGRLVLDRNPDNVFAETEQSAFGTGVLVDGIDFSDDKMLQGRTLSYSDTQRYRVGPNYLQLPINAPQEKARAHTNQQSGQMAYYVDPTGANKHVNYEPSMVAGLREAPKPAREYHQWVEGHLGRYQTTRTVDDYRQAGDRYRSFEPWERDDLVANLGADLRECPEPIRLRMVWHFWHCDEDYGRRVAEAAGVDLQQALQLPPLEGKPAPHQRRDGPTYTSGRKEEPDRQAQTQDEMASAK from the coding sequence ATGCCCATGAATCCCGAGCGTCCCACGCTGACCACCCGCCAGGGCCACCCCGTGAGCGACAACCAGTCGCTGCGGTCGGTGGGCGAGCGGGGCCCGGCGACGCTGGAGAACTACCAGTTCATCGAGAAGATCACCCATTTCGACCGCGAGCGCATCCCCGAGCGCGTGGTGCACGCGCGCGGCACGGGGGCGCATGGCTGGTTCGAGCCCTACGGAAAGATCGGCAATGAGCCCGCCGCCAGGTACACCCGGGCCAAGGTGCTGACCCAGACCGGGATGCGCACGCCGGTGTTCCTGCGGTTCTCGACCGTCATCGGCGCCAGGGAATCGCCCGAGTCCAAGCGCGACCCGCGCGGCTTCGCCATCAAGTTCAAGACCGTCGACGGCAACTGGGACCTGGTGGGCAACAACCTGAAGGTGTTCTTCATCCGCGACGCGATCAAGTTCCCGGACATGATCCACGCCTTCAAGCCCGACCCGGTCACCAACCGGGAGGAGCCCTGGCGCTTCTACGATTTCATCGCCAATCATCCGGAGTCGCTGCACATGGTGACCTGGGTCAAGAGCCCGTGGGGCATCCCGGCCAACTACCGCCAGATGGAAGGCTCGGGCGTCAACACCTACAAGCTGGTCAACGACCAGGGCGTGGCCCACTTGGTGAAGTTCCACTTCCAGCCCAGGCAGGGCGTGCGCAACCTCACCAGCCAGCAGGCCGCCGAGATCCAGGCCAGGGACGTGGGCCATGCCACCCGGGACCTGTACGACGCCATCGAGCGCGGCGACTTCCCCGAGTGGGAGATGTGCGTGCAGGTCATGAGCGACGACGCGCACGAGGAACTGGACTTCGACCCGCTGGACGACACCAAGCGCTGGCCGGAGGACCAGTTCCCCCTGCTGCCGGTCGGCCGCCTGGTGCTGGACCGCAACCCCGACAACGTATTCGCCGAAACCGAGCAGTCGGCCTTCGGCACCGGGGTGCTGGTGGACGGCATCGACTTCTCGGACGACAAGATGCTGCAGGGCCGCACCCTGTCGTACTCGGACACGCAGCGCTACCGCGTGGGGCCCAACTACCTGCAGCTGCCCATCAATGCGCCCCAGGAAAAGGCCCGCGCCCACACCAACCAGCAGAGCGGGCAGATGGCCTACTACGTGGACCCGACCGGCGCCAACAAGCACGTCAACTACGAGCCCAGCATGGTGGCCGGCCTGCGCGAGGCGCCCAAGCCGGCGCGCGAGTACCACCAGTGGGTCGAGGGCCACCTGGGCCGCTACCAGACCACGCGCACCGTCGACGACTACCGCCAGGCCGGCGACCGGTACCGCAGCTTCGAGCCGTGGGAGCGCGACGACCTGGTCGCCAACCTGGGCGCCGACCTGCGCGAGTGCCCGGAGCCCATCCGCCTGCGCATGGTCTGGCACTTCTGGCACTGCGACGAGGACTACGGCCGGCGCGTGGCCGAGGCTGCGGGGGTGGACCTGCAGCAGGCCCTCCAGCTGCCGCCGCTGGAAGGCAAGCCGGCGCCGCACCAGCGCCGCGACGGCCCCACCTACACCAGCGGGCGCAAGGAAGAGCCAGACAGACAGGCGCAGACCCAGGACGAGATGGCGTCCGCCAAATGA